The Alteromonas stellipolaris genome includes a region encoding these proteins:
- a CDS encoding SoxR reducing system RseC family protein, producing the protein MITETARVVAVEGDLITVEAAIKSTCSSCQAQSDCGTGAISRALAPKTQQLTLRSPMPVTIGQDVTVGVPEEGVLSASAWLYLLPLTVFIAVFAFGNATLSSIGLSHELWGLLPAVAFTFVTYKAIAFKLKRLDKGKFQPVLLNTI; encoded by the coding sequence ATGATCACTGAAACCGCACGCGTGGTTGCTGTAGAGGGTGATCTTATTACCGTCGAGGCCGCCATTAAATCGACTTGTAGCAGTTGCCAAGCCCAAAGTGACTGTGGCACGGGGGCTATATCCAGAGCATTAGCGCCTAAAACTCAGCAGCTAACATTGCGTTCACCTATGCCGGTAACGATAGGGCAAGACGTAACGGTGGGTGTACCTGAAGAAGGGGTGTTAAGTGCCTCCGCGTGGCTGTATTTGCTACCCCTAACGGTTTTTATCGCGGTTTTTGCCTTTGGGAATGCCACGCTATCTTCCATTGGGCTTAGCCATGAATTGTGGGGGTTGCTACCCGCCGTCGCATTTACCTTTGTAACTTATAAAGCCATCGCATTTAAGCTTAAACGGCTTGATAAAGGTAAGTTTCAACCCGTACTATTGAATACTATTTAG
- a CDS encoding MucB/RseB C-terminal domain-containing protein, translating to MKIDYRNNVPALLVLVRVFLANVKVSIRIRAFIKAMLYAVVASLGLSFSVVAQENVSAQNTSSERADTLPSTLPSSADASQTSPQTVPQLVPQATDVVVVNPHPQTTSDWLMQLSEVVKTQNFEVAFVQSRAGRETIPFLWRHGVLEDGTSMEQLNLQNGPGREQIRVNGIVSVFEPDVSPYSLRSEFINGPIPSELLHHPDRLKSGYEFVSVGRARVAGRPAQQIRIVSRDNSRFSYQLWLDEDSGMVLKLNMLDLQGGLLEQIQVTSLKITDAPDDYFARINQESLPKPMALTQKQSRQPNWEVKYLPNGMEEVRGDTRRLALTGQVVEYKMYSDGLVDVSVYVQPAKDALGGDLVLRNDLSTFLTLTDGNTQVTVVGEIPLQTANAIATSLSPMADK from the coding sequence ATGAAAATAGATTATCGTAATAACGTACCAGCGCTTTTAGTGCTGGTACGCGTGTTTTTAGCCAACGTAAAAGTAAGTATTCGCATTCGGGCCTTCATTAAAGCCATGCTCTATGCCGTCGTAGCGTCTTTGGGTTTATCGTTTAGCGTCGTAGCGCAAGAAAATGTATCTGCGCAAAATACATCTTCAGAGCGCGCTGATACGTTGCCTTCAACTTTGCCCTCAAGCGCAGATGCTTCACAGACTTCGCCCCAGACAGTACCTCAATTAGTACCTCAAGCTACTGATGTAGTTGTAGTGAATCCCCATCCTCAAACAACGTCAGATTGGCTTATGCAACTAAGTGAAGTGGTGAAAACCCAAAACTTTGAAGTTGCTTTTGTTCAAAGTCGAGCGGGCCGCGAAACCATTCCCTTTTTATGGCGTCATGGAGTGCTAGAGGATGGCACCAGTATGGAGCAACTCAATTTACAAAATGGGCCAGGCCGCGAGCAAATTCGTGTTAATGGTATTGTGAGTGTGTTTGAACCTGATGTATCGCCGTATAGTCTTCGTTCTGAGTTTATCAATGGGCCTATCCCCAGTGAACTGCTTCATCATCCTGATAGATTGAAAAGCGGTTATGAATTTGTCTCTGTGGGCAGAGCACGCGTTGCAGGTAGACCTGCTCAACAAATCCGTATCGTTAGCCGCGACAATAGTCGCTTCAGCTACCAGCTATGGTTAGATGAAGATTCAGGCATGGTACTGAAACTTAACATGCTTGATTTGCAGGGCGGATTGTTAGAGCAGATTCAAGTAACTTCACTTAAAATAACCGACGCCCCTGATGACTATTTCGCACGAATTAATCAGGAGTCTTTACCTAAGCCTATGGCATTAACGCAAAAGCAATCGCGCCAACCTAATTGGGAAGTTAAGTACTTGCCTAATGGTATGGAAGAAGTGCGTGGTGATACTCGTCGTCTTGCCTTAACGGGGCAAGTGGTAGAATACAAGATGTACAGTGATGGATTGGTCGATGTGTCTGTTTATGTACAACCAGCAAAAGATGCCCTTGGTGGTGATTTAGTGCTTAGAAATGATTTGAGTACTTTTTTAACCCTTACCGATGGAAACACGCAAGTGACCGTGGTGGGTGAAATACCACTGCAAACAGCAAATGCTATTGCTACCTCGCTTTCTCCTATGGCAGATAAATAA
- a CDS encoding sigma-E factor negative regulatory protein, with amino-acid sequence MTQQQENLSAFMDGEIDGDAIIDAIKQDEELQAKWQRYHVIRGAMRKEASVAPQLDITASVAAALENEPAIVAPKASRWRSIPVLGSVVSGGVVPFAKQSGQFAVAASVAVAVILGVQHFNQPAPTEPFMTAPTAGPQGGLAPVSLEQTRALPRNDMNEVLEKKRKINALIADHEQQVKLKQAQESETDDAEASADNRP; translated from the coding sequence ATGACGCAACAGCAAGAAAATTTGTCCGCTTTCATGGATGGCGAAATAGATGGCGATGCAATCATTGATGCAATTAAGCAAGATGAAGAATTGCAGGCCAAATGGCAACGCTACCATGTAATTAGGGGCGCAATGCGCAAAGAGGCCAGTGTCGCACCGCAGTTAGATATTACTGCCAGTGTTGCCGCCGCGCTTGAAAATGAGCCTGCTATTGTCGCGCCAAAAGCTTCACGTTGGCGTTCAATTCCAGTACTCGGCAGCGTAGTTTCTGGCGGTGTAGTGCCTTTTGCAAAACAGTCAGGTCAGTTTGCCGTTGCTGCATCCGTTGCGGTAGCAGTGATTTTAGGTGTTCAGCACTTCAATCAACCTGCGCCTACTGAGCCTTTCATGACAGCACCTACGGCAGGGCCGCAGGGTGGTTTAGCGCCAGTTAGCTTAGAGCAAACCCGCGCATTGCCTCGCAATGACATGAACGAAGTATTAGAGAAAAAGCGTAAAATCAATGCACTTATTGCTGATCACGAGCAGCAGGTAAAATTGAAACAAGCGCAAGAATCTGAAACTGACGATGCCGAGGCGAGTGCAGATAACCGCCCGTAA
- the rpoE gene encoding RNA polymerase sigma factor RpoE — translation MSEQITDQQLVEKVQRGDKNAFNLLVTRYQHKVMHLVSRYVKNSGDVADVTQEAFIKAYRALPNFRGDSAFYTWLYRIAVNSAKNYLVAQGRKPPASDVDADEADFYEGSDALKEQSTPERSLLTDEIEETLFKVVEKLPDDLRMAITLREIEGLSYEEIANVMACPVGTVRSRIFRAREAIDKVIQPLLEN, via the coding sequence ATGAGCGAGCAGATAACCGACCAACAATTGGTCGAAAAAGTACAGCGTGGCGATAAAAATGCATTTAACTTACTGGTAACTCGCTATCAGCACAAAGTTATGCATTTGGTATCGCGCTATGTAAAAAACAGCGGTGATGTGGCTGATGTTACCCAAGAAGCGTTTATTAAAGCTTATCGGGCATTACCAAACTTTCGTGGCGACAGTGCGTTTTACACTTGGTTGTACCGTATCGCGGTAAACAGTGCTAAAAACTATCTTGTTGCGCAAGGAAGGAAGCCACCCGCTAGTGATGTCGACGCAGACGAAGCAGACTTTTACGAAGGCAGTGATGCGCTTAAAGAGCAATCCACGCCAGAACGCAGTTTGTTAACGGATGAAATTGAAGAAACCTTATTTAAAGTGGTGGAAAAGTTACCTGATGACCTTCGCATGGCTATAACCCTTCGTGAAATAGAAGGGCTAAGTTATGAGGAAATTGCAAATGTGATGGCGTGCCCAGTGGGTACAGTTCGTTCACGAATTTTCCGAGCGCGAGAGGCTATCGATAAAGTGATTCAGCCATTGTTAGAAAATTAA
- the nadB gene encoding L-aspartate oxidase, with amino-acid sequence MKSVSSSLTSTSNSIEHRCDVLIIGSGAAGLSLALRLADHCQVIVLSKSDRNEGSTRYAQGGIAAVFDEQDSIDAHVQDTLKAGGDLCDEPAVRFTTERAKEALSWLIGYGVPFDTETTESGEERFHLTREGGHSHRRILHAADATGEALQITLNDAVSAHPNIHVFERYNAIDLIPSKDDKKRVIGAYVWNRQQEHVEVIRAPFISLATGGGSKVYQYTSNPDVSSGDGIAMAWRAGCRVANMEFNQFHPTCLFHPQARNFLITEALRGEGANLCHADGTRFMHKFDERGDLAPRDVVARAIDYEMKRLGADCMYLDISHKPADFIVKHFPNIYRKCRSLGIDITREPIPVVPAAHYSCGGVVTDFNGKTDLANVYAIGEVAYTGLHGANRMASNSLLECVVFASAAAEHIISTLPSASCEETILPWDESQVSDSDEEVIIQHNWHELRLFMWDYVGIVRTDKRLERAMRRINLLEQEIAEYYAHFRVSNNLLELRNLVTVAELIVRCAMQRKESRGLHFNLDHPGQLENPQPTFLCPEKDALPSVPGTLIS; translated from the coding sequence ATGAAATCAGTGTCATCTTCACTAACTTCCACATCAAATTCTATTGAACATCGATGTGATGTACTGATTATAGGTAGCGGCGCAGCCGGGCTTAGCCTTGCACTTAGGCTTGCCGACCACTGTCAGGTTATTGTGCTCAGTAAGAGCGATCGTAATGAAGGGTCTACCCGCTATGCCCAAGGTGGCATTGCTGCGGTGTTCGATGAGCAAGATTCTATCGATGCTCATGTGCAAGATACGTTAAAAGCGGGCGGCGACCTATGCGATGAACCTGCCGTACGCTTTACTACCGAACGAGCAAAAGAAGCGCTAAGCTGGCTTATTGGTTACGGTGTGCCCTTTGATACCGAGACAACGGAGTCTGGTGAAGAACGTTTCCACCTTACCCGTGAAGGTGGGCATAGTCACAGACGCATTCTTCACGCCGCCGATGCCACCGGTGAAGCGCTGCAAATAACATTAAACGATGCAGTCTCTGCTCACCCTAACATTCACGTTTTTGAACGTTACAACGCTATCGACCTTATTCCTTCGAAGGATGATAAAAAGCGGGTTATCGGTGCGTATGTATGGAACCGCCAACAAGAGCATGTAGAAGTTATTCGCGCGCCTTTTATCTCATTAGCGACGGGCGGTGGAAGCAAGGTATACCAATATACTTCTAACCCTGATGTATCAAGCGGTGATGGTATTGCTATGGCCTGGCGAGCGGGTTGTCGAGTTGCCAATATGGAATTTAATCAATTCCACCCCACGTGTTTATTCCACCCGCAAGCCCGAAATTTTCTGATTACAGAAGCCCTTCGAGGCGAAGGCGCGAATTTATGTCACGCCGATGGCACCCGATTTATGCACAAGTTTGACGAACGAGGTGATTTAGCACCTAGGGATGTTGTGGCCCGGGCCATCGATTATGAAATGAAGCGCCTCGGTGCTGACTGTATGTATTTAGATATCAGTCATAAGCCTGCTGACTTTATTGTTAAACACTTTCCAAATATCTATCGTAAATGCCGCTCATTAGGCATAGATATTACTCGCGAGCCTATCCCTGTGGTGCCTGCAGCCCATTATAGCTGCGGAGGTGTAGTAACTGACTTTAATGGAAAAACAGATTTAGCCAATGTGTACGCGATAGGAGAAGTCGCCTATACCGGCTTGCACGGTGCAAACCGCATGGCATCTAACTCGCTGTTAGAATGCGTTGTGTTTGCCAGTGCTGCCGCCGAGCATATTATCTCTACGTTACCTTCAGCATCCTGTGAAGAAACCATTTTGCCTTGGGATGAAAGTCAGGTATCAGACTCTGATGAAGAAGTTATTATTCAGCATAACTGGCATGAACTACGCCTATTTATGTGGGATTACGTAGGCATTGTTCGCACCGACAAACGGTTAGAGCGCGCCATGCGCCGAATAAACTTACTAGAACAAGAAATTGCGGAATACTACGCGCATTTCAGAGTTAGCAATAACCTACTCGAGTTGAGAAACTTAGTTACTGTGGCTGAATTGATCGTGCGCTGCGCTATGCAACGAAAAGAAAGTCGAGGTCTACACTTCAATCTAGACCACCCTGGGCAACTTGAAAACCCTCAACCCACCTTTTTGTGCCCCGAAAAAGATGCTTTGCCGTCGGTACCGGGAACACTTATTTCTTAA
- a CDS encoding MaoC family dehydratase, whose translation MFREYAKALFKRVDTRQLMQFKPPTLPPRIYTKQINIDNKHYGAFCQEVAWPDAATMHPLYLQMLSLPLQMQCLLDKKSPFPLLGLIHAANRVEVLEECDLSETFECRVRFSDVRPHSRGWEVDVSLDAFQQGRCVYKAISSYLVKVKAVHVAPRASVQDTTETCVESPRNLLAEFDVTADTGRRYAKISGDYNPIHLFGLSAKAFGFKRPIAHGMWTLARALSFVPVSEGQHISDVVCRFRRPVMLPCSINIYQMCRDEDRSILEITSSDDQQVHLDAEVSTL comes from the coding sequence ATGTTTCGTGAGTATGCAAAAGCTTTGTTTAAACGTGTCGACACCCGACAGTTAATGCAATTCAAACCACCCACATTACCGCCTCGCATTTACACTAAGCAGATTAATATTGATAACAAGCACTACGGTGCCTTCTGTCAAGAAGTGGCGTGGCCAGATGCAGCAACCATGCATCCTTTGTATCTGCAAATGCTGTCTTTGCCCCTTCAAATGCAGTGTTTGCTTGATAAGAAAAGCCCGTTTCCTTTGCTAGGATTGATACATGCTGCCAATCGTGTAGAGGTACTAGAAGAATGCGATTTGAGCGAGACTTTTGAATGCCGAGTTCGATTCAGCGATGTTAGGCCGCACTCGCGTGGCTGGGAAGTTGATGTTTCCTTAGACGCTTTTCAACAAGGGCGCTGTGTTTACAAAGCAATCAGTAGCTATTTGGTGAAGGTAAAAGCGGTACACGTGGCGCCTAGAGCTTCGGTGCAAGATACCACTGAAACCTGTGTAGAAAGCCCTAGAAACCTGCTTGCAGAGTTCGATGTTACGGCGGATACCGGCCGACGTTACGCAAAAATTTCTGGCGACTATAACCCCATCCATTTATTTGGATTGAGTGCCAAAGCATTTGGTTTTAAACGGCCAATTGCCCATGGGATGTGGACACTTGCCCGCGCGTTATCATTTGTACCCGTATCGGAAGGTCAGCATATTTCAGATGTAGTTTGTCGTTTTAGGCGACCCGTAATGCTGCCTTGCAGCATTAATATCTATCAAATGTGTCGAGATGAAGACCGCTCCATTTTGGAGATTACGAGCAGTGATGATCAGCAAGTACATTTAGATGCAGAGGTATCGACGCTTTAA
- a CDS encoding FAD assembly factor SdhE yields MFEPKRRARLKWACRRGMLELDVLLMPFVDEAFDSLDYEQQEIFERLLTSDDPDLFAWFMGHQQCQDPELAGMVSTIVNRVKVQG; encoded by the coding sequence ATGTTTGAGCCAAAAAGACGCGCTAGATTAAAGTGGGCATGCCGTAGAGGGATGTTGGAACTTGATGTGTTACTCATGCCTTTTGTTGATGAAGCCTTCGACTCGCTAGATTACGAACAACAAGAAATATTCGAACGCTTACTTACCAGCGACGACCCGGACTTGTTTGCATGGTTTATGGGCCATCAGCAATGTCAAGATCCAGAACTTGCTGGTATGGTGTCTACTATCGTTAATCGTGTCAAAGTACAGGGTTAA
- the ygfZ gene encoding CAF17-like 4Fe-4S cluster assembly/insertion protein YgfZ — MTALTTLSDLPSHYAIKLNDNMLIKLEGEQADSYLHGQVTVNINALDGNTVRHCAHCDNKGKTWSISFVGRHDNAIFMLTNKDAGAHSLAQLNKYGVFSKVDITDESNQYTQFFLGENLGKMLLASYFDTLPSEPLTSVHSDAGWVFKSDTQRAGYYVVLDSGQVPEFEQKVKDTNGAIFEQNVYDAIMIESAIPSIQETGISEYVPQMMNVQALNGIDFDKGCYMGQEVVARTRFLGKNKRAAYSFSVPKAFHINAGDTVEKQSGENWRRAGMVIRKAELSEETWFMAVLSNDTTEQDIHRLADQVEITCYPSPLPYSIEQAKSSLVKKRK; from the coding sequence ATGACAGCGTTAACGACTCTTTCTGATTTACCTTCGCACTATGCGATTAAGTTAAATGACAACATGCTGATAAAATTGGAAGGCGAGCAAGCTGACAGCTACCTGCATGGTCAAGTGACAGTCAACATTAACGCCTTGGATGGGAATACGGTGAGGCATTGTGCCCATTGTGACAACAAAGGAAAGACTTGGTCTATTTCGTTTGTGGGTCGCCATGATAATGCTATTTTCATGCTGACTAATAAAGACGCAGGCGCACACTCCCTTGCTCAGTTGAATAAGTATGGTGTGTTTTCAAAGGTAGACATAACCGATGAATCAAATCAGTACACGCAATTCTTCTTAGGTGAAAACCTGGGTAAAATGTTGCTTGCCAGCTATTTTGACACCCTTCCTAGTGAGCCATTAACCAGTGTACATAGTGATGCAGGATGGGTATTTAAAAGTGATACTCAGCGCGCTGGTTATTATGTGGTGCTGGACTCTGGGCAGGTCCCTGAGTTCGAGCAAAAAGTTAAAGATACTAACGGCGCCATTTTTGAACAAAATGTATACGATGCTATTATGATAGAAAGTGCAATACCTTCTATTCAGGAAACTGGCATCAGTGAGTACGTTCCCCAAATGATGAACGTACAGGCACTCAACGGTATCGATTTTGACAAAGGCTGCTATATGGGCCAAGAAGTCGTTGCTCGCACTCGATTTTTAGGTAAGAACAAGCGCGCAGCTTATAGCTTCTCAGTGCCAAAAGCGTTTCACATTAACGCTGGCGATACGGTAGAAAAGCAATCAGGCGAGAACTGGCGTCGCGCAGGCATGGTCATTCGAAAGGCTGAACTTAGCGAAGAAACATGGTTTATGGCCGTGCTTTCAAACGATACCACTGAGCAAGATATTCATCGCCTAGCTGATCAAGTTGAAATTACCTGCTACCCTAGCCCTTTACCGTACAGCATTGAGCAGGCAAAGAGCTCATTGGTGAAAAAACGAAAATAA
- a CDS encoding FKBP-type peptidyl-prolyl cis-trans isomerase yields MTITSDSVVTLHYTVSTEDGTELDSSAGKEPLVVLQGRRFLIEGLEDALLGKEKGEKFNLSVEPEKAYGERIDELVQRVPSSMFEGMDVEVGMSFRATTPEGEQSVIIIETSDDEVVVDGNHPLAGIPLTFDVEVVDVRDATAEELEHGHAHTPGGCGHDH; encoded by the coding sequence ATGACTATAACCTCTGACAGCGTTGTCACCCTTCACTACACCGTTTCAACCGAAGACGGTACCGAGCTTGATTCTTCAGCCGGTAAGGAGCCGCTTGTAGTGCTTCAAGGGCGCCGCTTTCTAATTGAGGGACTAGAAGACGCATTGCTAGGTAAGGAAAAAGGCGAAAAGTTCAACTTGTCTGTTGAGCCAGAGAAAGCCTACGGTGAACGTATTGATGAACTCGTTCAGCGCGTACCTAGTTCAATGTTTGAAGGCATGGACGTTGAAGTTGGCATGTCTTTTCGTGCAACCACACCTGAAGGTGAGCAATCGGTCATTATAATCGAAACATCTGATGATGAAGTGGTGGTAGACGGTAACCACCCACTTGCAGGTATTCCGCTTACGTTCGATGTAGAAGTGGTAGATGTACGCGATGCTACTGCTGAAGAGTTAGAGCACGGCCATGCCCATACGCCAGGCGGCTGTGGACACGACCACTAA